One genomic segment of Marinitoga piezophila KA3 includes these proteins:
- the surE gene encoding 5'/3'-nucleotidase SurE yields the protein MNILVTNDDGIMAPGIYILKKHLEKKHNVYVVAPDVERSATGHAITIRNPLWAKKIYSNDEFLGYAVNGTPADCVKLGLDAIFKDVKIDMVISGINKGPNLGTDLLYSGTVSGALEGAMNEIPSIAISTSDYQNPNYETAAKFILDFLDKCSLDIPEFTALNINVPSVEYSELKGFKITRQSRRRYKDYFEARKDPFGNTYYWMLGEIIEDDNEPDSDYYVLKENYVSITPIKSFLTDFEFLNSLKEKFEGGE from the coding sequence ATGAATATTCTTGTAACAAATGATGATGGTATAATGGCACCGGGAATATATATATTAAAAAAACATCTTGAAAAAAAACATAACGTATATGTTGTTGCACCTGACGTTGAAAGAAGTGCCACAGGACACGCTATCACTATAAGAAACCCTCTATGGGCAAAAAAAATATATTCCAATGATGAATTCTTAGGATATGCTGTAAACGGAACACCAGCAGATTGTGTAAAATTAGGTTTAGATGCTATATTTAAAGATGTAAAAATTGATATGGTAATTAGTGGTATAAATAAAGGACCTAATCTTGGAACTGATTTACTCTATTCAGGAACAGTCTCAGGTGCTTTAGAAGGAGCTATGAATGAAATTCCTTCTATTGCAATTTCCACATCAGACTATCAAAATCCAAATTATGAAACAGCAGCTAAATTTATCCTTGACTTTCTTGACAAATGTTCTCTTGATATTCCCGAATTCACAGCACTTAACATTAATGTTCCAAGCGTAGAATATTCAGAATTAAAGGGTTTTAAAATAACGCGACAGAGTAGAAGAAGATATAAAGACTATTTTGAAGCACGAAAAGATCCTTTTGGAAATACATATTACTGGATGCTTGGAGAAATAATTGAAGATGACAATGAACCCGATTCTGATTATTATGTTTTAAAAGAAAATTATGTGTCAATCACACCTATAAAATCTTTCTTAACAGATTTTGAATTTTTAAATTCTTTAAAAGAAAAATTTGAAGGAGGAGAATAA
- the def gene encoding peptide deformylase: MDFKVRLIGDPVLRKKAKPVEKIDDKFREFLEEMAEMMYREDGVGLAAPQIGISRRFFVMDDGNKLRKVINPEIIKFLGEEVSFEEGCLSIPKIFLNVKRPEGIIVKYTNENGEIVEEELHEYTARIFQHEYDHLEGKLFIDRVGLAAKAKVKSKINELMKEGRKIAKELGEVDLP, translated from the coding sequence ATGGATTTCAAGGTTAGATTAATTGGAGACCCTGTTTTAAGAAAAAAAGCAAAACCAGTGGAGAAAATAGATGATAAATTTAGAGAATTTCTTGAAGAAATGGCAGAAATGATGTACAGAGAAGATGGTGTTGGCCTTGCAGCACCACAAATAGGTATTAGTAGAAGATTTTTCGTGATGGATGATGGAAATAAATTAAGAAAAGTTATTAATCCTGAAATAATAAAATTTCTTGGTGAAGAAGTTTCATTTGAAGAAGGCTGTTTAAGTATTCCAAAAATATTTTTAAATGTAAAAAGACCAGAAGGTATTATTGTAAAATATACAAATGAAAATGGCGAAATAGTTGAAGAAGAATTGCATGAATATACAGCAAGAATTTTCCAGCATGAATATGATCATCTTGAAGGGAAACTGTTTATCGACAGAGTTGGGTTAGCTGCAAAAGCAAAAGTTAAGTCAAAAATAAACGAATTAATGAAAGAAGGAAGAAAAATTGCTAAAGAATTAGGGGAAGTTGATCTGCCATGA
- the fmt gene encoding methionyl-tRNA formyltransferase: MRIVFMGTPDFAASHLEGLIKNNFNVVGVFSQPDKPKGRGKKLQPTPVKKVAEKYNIPIFQPKSVNKGKGFEALKSLKPDIIITVAFGKILKSNVIELPEYGCWNVHASLLPKYRGAAPIQRAIENGETKTGITIFKIVEALDAGPIALMREIPILLEDNLESVYEKLEKLGIDALIDFLNNFENYTQNLTPQNDAEATYAHKITNEDTYINWYENNMIVFNKIRAYDPIPGAKTLFNDEIIKLFNVLPHNNNKNDLPGKILNIDKNGAEIATGSGTIYVKKIQFPGKKPINFYDAYNGRKINIGDTLKNITKGE, encoded by the coding sequence ATGAGAATAGTATTTATGGGAACACCTGATTTTGCAGCATCACATTTAGAAGGATTAATAAAAAACAATTTTAATGTTGTTGGAGTTTTTTCACAACCGGATAAACCAAAAGGACGTGGCAAAAAACTTCAGCCAACACCTGTAAAAAAAGTCGCAGAAAAATATAATATTCCTATCTTTCAACCAAAAAGTGTTAATAAAGGCAAGGGATTTGAAGCATTAAAATCATTAAAACCTGATATAATTATTACAGTTGCATTTGGCAAAATATTAAAAAGCAATGTAATTGAATTGCCAGAATATGGTTGCTGGAACGTTCATGCTTCTTTATTACCAAAATATAGAGGTGCGGCACCTATTCAAAGAGCTATAGAAAACGGAGAAACAAAAACAGGCATTACAATATTCAAAATTGTAGAAGCTTTAGATGCTGGACCAATTGCTCTAATGAGAGAAATACCTATATTACTTGAAGATAATCTTGAAAGTGTTTATGAAAAATTGGAAAAGCTTGGTATTGATGCTTTAATTGATTTTTTAAATAATTTCGAAAATTATACACAAAACCTTACACCTCAAAACGATGCAGAAGCAACATATGCACATAAAATCACCAATGAAGATACATATATAAATTGGTATGAAAATAATATGATTGTTTTCAACAAAATAAGAGCGTATGATCCCATTCCAGGAGCAAAAACTTTATTTAATGATGAAATAATAAAATTATTTAATGTATTACCACATAATAACAACAAAAATGATTTACCCGGAAAAATTCTTAACATCGACAAAAACGGTGCTGAAATTGCTACCGGTTCAGGAACAATTTATGTAAAAAAAATTCAATTTCCCGGAAAAAAACCCATAAATTTCTATGATGCATATAATGGAAGAAAAATAAATATAGGGGATACACTAAAAAATATAACAAAAGGAGAGTGA
- a CDS encoding heavy-metal-associated domain-containing protein: MAETFNMYMIKGFRNEKDAEVIKEILESIDGIKKFKIEPAFGAVELTYDDEIVTREQISQKLKTKGFELKY; the protein is encoded by the coding sequence ATGGCAGAAACATTTAACATGTACATGATAAAAGGTTTTAGAAATGAAAAAGATGCAGAAGTTATAAAGGAAATTCTCGAAAGTATTGATGGAATAAAGAAATTCAAAATTGAACCTGCATTTGGAGCAGTTGAACTCACATATGATGATGAAATTGTTACAAGAGAGCAAATCAGCCAAAAATTAAAAACAAAAGGTTTCGAACTAAAATATTAA
- a CDS encoding lysylphosphatidylglycerol synthase transmembrane domain-containing protein: MKKYLYGFLFAFITSITLYILISGFTGFYENIKAFAFFNWKFLLIALLVIILKWFIESFIIKILLKDISIKHALNFTLIGQFYSYLTPFYTGGQPIQILYISRFGIDPARATAIILFKTFLFQIILASFGVFSTIYSILYLNIDVIIASIIGTLLNLLAVFLIIFYIINQNASIKTTLYFANLLKKIGLLKNPEKYIDTIIEKVKTFILIFKEEAKNFKKITLIVFLSILQFSCSFMVLPIILQGYGINISLNTISRSIITQISSSIIPTPGTAGGAEGIFLLLFKDILNIHKLNATIVLWRFSIYYFVLLIGGIVVLLNHKNSIMKKIKKPAE, encoded by the coding sequence ATGAAAAAGTATTTATATGGATTTTTATTTGCTTTCATTACATCTATTACATTATATATATTAATCTCAGGTTTTACAGGCTTTTATGAAAATATAAAAGCCTTTGCTTTTTTTAACTGGAAATTTTTATTAATCGCATTGTTAGTTATTATATTAAAATGGTTTATTGAAAGCTTTATAATAAAAATATTATTAAAAGATATTTCAATAAAACATGCTTTAAATTTTACATTGATAGGTCAATTTTATAGCTATTTAACTCCATTTTATACTGGAGGCCAACCTATTCAAATTTTATACATCTCAAGATTCGGAATAGATCCTGCAAGAGCTACAGCTATTATATTATTCAAAACATTTTTATTTCAAATTATTCTGGCCTCTTTTGGAGTTTTTTCAACCATATACTCCATACTCTATTTAAATATAGATGTTATAATTGCCTCTATAATTGGGACGTTATTAAATTTACTGGCTGTATTTTTAATAATATTTTATATAATTAACCAAAACGCTTCAATAAAAACAACACTATACTTTGCAAACCTTCTTAAAAAAATTGGTTTATTAAAAAATCCAGAAAAATATATAGATACAATAATAGAAAAGGTTAAAACATTCATACTAATATTCAAAGAAGAAGCTAAAAACTTCAAAAAAATAACTTTAATTGTATTCTTAAGTATTCTCCAATTTTCCTGTTCTTTCATGGTTTTACCAATTATACTCCAAGGATACGGAATAAACATCTCTTTAAATACAATCTCGCGTTCTATTATCACACAGATTAGTTCATCAATAATCCCAACACCGGGAACCGCTGGTGGTGCAGAAGGAATATTCTTATTATTATTCAAAGATATACTTAATATTCATAAATTAAATGCCACAATTGTATTATGGCGATTTAGTATTTATTATTTCGTTTTATTAATTGGTGGAATAGTCGTTCTATTAAATCACAAAAACAGCATAATGAAAAAAATAAAAAAACCGGCTGAGTAA